In Streptomyces paludis, the genomic stretch TTAAGGTCAGGAAATGACCAATGCCTTCTCCACGTCTTCCTCCGCCTCATCCGCTTCAGCAGCACGCCGGATCGGCGTGATGTTCGACAGAGCCCGCCGCCCGGAGGAACTCGCCTCTTTCGCCGCCGAGTTGGAAAATCTGGGCGCGGGCCCGCAGGTGGACGACCTGTGGGTGGTGGAGGACCTGGGCTGGGCCGGCGGTGTCTCCTCGGCGACGCTCGCGCTGGCGGCCACCGAGCGGCTGCGGGTGGGCATCGGCATCAGCCCGGCACCGCTCCGTAACCCCGCGCTGCTGGCCATGGAATTCGCCACGCTGGCGCGGGTGTTCCCCGGCCGGTTCGTCGCGGGCATCGGGCACGGCTCGCCGGACTGGATGGCGCAGGTGGGCGCGGCGTCCCCGACGAAGCTCGCGCTGCTGGAGGAGACGATCGGGGCCGTACGCGGCCTGCTGTCAGGCGCGACCACGAGCGTGGACGGCCGTACCGTCCACATCGACGGCGTCACCCTGGTCCACCCCCCGGCCGAGGCACCGCCGGTGGTCGCCGGGGTCGTACGGCCGCGCTCCCTGGAACTCTCCGGCCGGGTGGCCGACGGCACGGTGATGGCCGAGGGCCAGGGCCCGCGCGCGGTCGAGGCCGCGCTGAACACCATCGCCAAGGGCCGCGCGGCCGTATCGCCGGACGGCCCGGCCGCGCACGAACTCATCGTCTTCACGCACCTGTACGTGGACGACGACCCGGCCGGGGTCACGACGGCGACCGC encodes the following:
- a CDS encoding LLM class flavin-dependent oxidoreductase, whose translation is MTNAFSTSSSASSASAARRIGVMFDRARRPEELASFAAELENLGAGPQVDDLWVVEDLGWAGGVSSATLALAATERLRVGIGISPAPLRNPALLAMEFATLARVFPGRFVAGIGHGSPDWMAQVGAASPTKLALLEETIGAVRGLLSGATTSVDGRTVHIDGVTLVHPPAEAPPVVAGVVRPRSLELSGRVADGTVMAEGQGPRAVEAALNTIAKGRAAVSPDGPAAHELIVFTHLYVDDDPAGVTTATAPVVAEYTEWLGIPREDVFLAAGPAATAAERIRSLWEAGADTVVLRPIGENPLGQVRVALAALAELA